The DNA window GATAAACCTCCTTCACAATGGGTAAGCTCCCTGATCTACGTGGCTTGGCTGTGCGGCGATGGTTGTTCTCCGATGGAGGGGCACCCCAGACAGGCCCCGGCAGTCATTGCGCCCATACGACTGCTCCAACTGAACGATCTGGAGCGCATCCAGAACACCGGCTGACTCCTCCTCTCTAGATTTCAACGCCGTCGCTCGTACgttctccctctccctgACTCCCAGCAAGGCGCGCCCCTCCCAAGTCCGCACAGTGCCAGACCCCGCCGGCCGGCCTGATTAATCGAGGACCCCATCTCCCAGCGCGAGACGCAAAAGACACGAGATGGACCAAGAACCGATGTTTCTGACTCGCTATCCTGCCCACAGAACAGTTCGTCGAGTTCTACTACCAGAGCTTCGACAGCAACCGCGGTGGTCTTACCCCTCTCTACGTAAGCTTTGCTCGGCAGAAACCCCGAACAacaggaaggaaggagatTGGATATCTACAACAGATGCTGACGCCAATTTTTGGCCTGGTACAGCGCGAGCAGTCGATGCTCACCTTCGAGACCAGCCAGGTCCAgggcgccgccgccatcaccGAGAAGTTGACTGTGCGTCTTCCCCTATCCCGCTAGCACACAATCGACGAGATTCTAATGAAGAAATACACAGAGCCTGCCCTTCCAGCAGGTGCGCCACCAGATCGCCACTCTCGACGCCCAGCCCTCCAGCGACGGCAGCATTGTCGTCCTGGTGACCGGTGCTCTCCTGGTACGTCATCCCCTCTGCGCTGCGTCTTCTCCCATGATCTAGATCCTGATGGTCCCATTCTTCTCCGACTGTAgatcgacgaggagcagaagcccATGAACTACACGCAGTGCTTCAAGCTCTCCCCCGACGAGGCGGGCAGCTACTTCGTGATGAACGACGTCTTCCGCCTGATCTACGCCGCCTCGTAAAGGACCCTTCTTTTTTCCCGGtgcgaagaaagaagaaagctgAAACGGCTATGACGAGATGACGGAAGGAAACAGGACATAACTATTACTTGGCGGGGTCTAGGAGAGGATTGAGGACTTGCTTCTTGCTgcgatggatggatggatggatggatggagaggatagtttttcttcttttgaATGAGTTTGTCTGCGACAAATGAAGTCAATCTACTTAGACGACGCCTCAATTGCGTCTCCACAGATGTCTTCGTGACCGTTTAGGAGAGAGTGTAGAAGTCGTACATCGTATTCTTGCTATG is part of the Penicillium psychrofluorescens genome assembly, chromosome: 4 genome and encodes:
- a CDS encoding uncharacterized protein (ID:PFLUO_006814-T1.cds;~source:funannotate), coding for MDFNAVAQQFVEFYYQSFDSNRGGLTPLYREQSMLTFETSQVQGAAAITEKLTSLPFQQVRHQIATLDAQPSSDGSIVVLVTGALLIDEEQKPMNYTQCFKLSPDEAGSYFVMNDVFRLIYAAS